CCTTCACCGCGCTGCCGCTCGCGCCGTAGCTCAGCTCGGGCTCGGCGCTGGTGTACGTCCGGCCGCAGTACTCGTAGCTGTGGGCGGCGGAGGCGCTACCGGCGCCGGCCGCGGTCGCGCCGAGGACCAGGGCGGCCGTGGCGGCGAGCGTGACGAGTCTTCTGGGCATGAGGGCTCCCTTGTGCGTGGCTGGGGCTGCGCGGACCGGGGGATCCGGGGATCCGCGGCCAGACGTGAGGGCGGGCGTGAGGACGCGAGGGCGGGCACATGACCGGAAGGCGCCCTGGGGCCCTGGGGCCCTGGGGTGTGAGCGCCTCGCACGCTCGCGCGGGTGGTGACGGGGGGCGCATGACACCGCGTCACCGTCCGCCGTCGGCAGGACTGTTCCACAGCGGGGACCGGCGGGCCATGGGCCGCCCGTCCCACGACGGGGCGCCCGGCGTCCCACGGCTCTGACCTGCTGTCATCCAGCGGCTGCCGGCGATCTCGGGACGAGTGGCGAGGGCGGCGGTGCACGGCCGCCGCCTCCGCGGTCCGCTCGCGCCGGCCGCGGGCGGCCCCGCAGGTCAGCGGCGGGACGCGTCCCAGATGGCGTCCCAGGACGCCGTTCGCACTGGTGGGACGGTGATGCCGTGGCCAAGGATGGTCGTCGCCGGCCGGCACCCCCCACTCCTTCGTCCGTCCCTCCCGGGCCCGTCCCGGGACTTCAGGGAGAGAGTTCCCGTGCCCACAACGATCCTCCGCGCACCCGGACGTGCGGGCGGCACCCGCGCCGCCGCGCTGGTGCTCGCCCTCGCCGCGGTCCTGGCCGGCCTGCTGCTCGGCCCGACGGCGGGGCAGGCCCACGCGGCGACCGACGTACGCCTGCTCCAACGCGACCTGGCCGGCCTCAGCTACGCCCCGCTCAGCGGGGTCGACGGCGTCTACGGAAGCCAGACCACGGAATCGGTGCGCCACTTCCAGCGCGACAACGGCCTGGACGCGGACGGCGACGCCGGACCCGCCACCCTGTCCGCGCTCACCGCGAAGGTGAAGCAGGTGCAGAGCAAGGCAGGCACCTCCGCCGACGGCGACTACGGCACCGCCACCCTCAGCGCGGTCAAGACCTACCAGAGCGCGCACGGCCTGGACGCCGACGGCATCGCCGGTCCCCTGACCATGGGCGCGATGAACATCGACCGCATCACCTCCAGCGGCACCGGAACCAACGCGGACACCAAGCTGCTCCAGCGCGATCTGGCGGGCCTCGGCTACCTGGCCGCGAACGGCGTCGACGGGATCTACGGCCCGGCCACCAAGGACGCCGTGCTGGCCTTCCAGAGCGACAACGCCCTGTCCGTCGACGGCTTCGCCGGACCGCAGACCGACGCCGCGCTCTCCGCGAAGGTGAAGCAGGTGCAGAGCAAGGCGGGCACCCCCGCCGACGGCGACTACGGCACCGCCACCCTCGACGCGGTCAAGACCTACCAGAGCGCACACGGCCTGGACGCCGACGGCATCGCCGGTCCCCTGACCATGGCCTCCATGGGCATCGCCCGCGAGCTGGGCGGCGGCAGCCCCGGGGGCGAGAGCGGCGGCACGCCCACCGTCCCCCCGCTGTCCGGCAGCGCCCGGGACAAGATCGTCCAGGCCGCGCGCTCCCAGCTCGGCGTGCACGAGTGGGGCGCCAACTGCAACCCGTACGGCCCGTGCGAGGCGTGGTGCGCGCTGTTCGCCAGCTGGACCTGGCGGCAGGCCGGGATCAGCTTCAGCACCGCCTTCAGCGGCGACTTCTACTACTACGGACGCAACCACGGCACGCTGCACAGCGGCCTGAGCGACCCGCAGCCCGGTGACGCCATCGTCTTCGGCTCCGGCCCGCAGAACACCAGCACCAGCGTGCACGTCGGCATCATCGAGAAGGCCAACGCGGACGGCACCGTCGACACCATCGAGGGCAACTCCGACGACCAGGTGATGCGCCGCCACTTCGTCCCGGCCACGCGCGGCGCCTACGCGATCGTCTCGCCCGCCGGCGCCTGACCGCGCCTCCCGCGCCCCGCGCGGTTCCGTCCTCCGTCGCACCACCGAAGGGACCCACCCATGCGTCCGAAGCTCCTGGCCGCCACCGCCGGACTCCTGCTGATCACCGGCCTCGGCGCCGGACTCGGCGGCGCGACCAGCGCCTCCGCCGTCACCAGAGGCAACTACTGCGGCACTTACACCCTCGCCGAGCCCCAGGTGGCCTACGGCGACACGGGCGACGCCGTCAAGGCCGTGCAGTGCGCGCTGAACCGCAGCGTGCGGGGCACGAACCTCGCCGTGGACGGCATCTTCGGCAACCAGACCCGCGACGCGGTCGTCAGGTTCCAGGGCTGCGCGGGTCTTTCCCAGGACGGCATCGTCGGCCCGAAGACCTGGCGACAGCTGGACATCTGGAGCGACTGGGACACCCAGGCGATCTGGATCTGCTGACCGGCCCCTCCTCACCCGGCCGGCCCCCGGGCGCGGCCCCGCTCCTCTCGGAAGGAACTCGTCCCACCATGAGCAGATTCCGCAACCGCAAGACCGCCACCGCCCTCTCGCTCGCCCTGGCCGCGGCCGGTTCGCTGCTGCTGGCGGCGCCCTCGGCCCAGGCCGGTGAATACCTCGATCCGTGCCTCAACTCGGTCGGCGGGCGCACCTCGCCCAACGGCGTCTGGACCATCCCCGCCCGCGACTTCGCCCAGGGCTCGTCGGGCGTGTGCGTGAAGGAGCTCCAGTTCGACCTCGGGTCGACCATCGGGCTCGACCCCGCCGACGGACCCGGCTTCGTCGACGGGCTGTTCGGCCCGAAGACCGACGGCTACGTCCGCCGGTTCCAGCGCGCCCACGGCCTCCAGGCCGACGGCATCGTCGGCCCGCAGACCTGGCAGCTGCTCGTCCTGCTCACCACGGACTGATCCGCGGTGGCCAGGACGGACAGAGCGTCCCTGCGCGGGCGTTCGGCCGCCGTCGCTTGCGTGCTCGCAGCGGCGGCGGCGCTGGCGGGCGGCTCCGCGGCGCCCGCCAGTGCCGGCTGGGACGGCGAACTCCGCACCTGCGAGGCGCAGTACGGCTCCGAGCGGTACCTGGGCTGGGACATCCCCACGGTGGTCCTGGCCCGGGGCTCGACCGGAGTGTGCGTGCGGGAGCTCCAGGAGGAGCTGGTGGAGGCGGGCGCGGTCACCGGCACCGACCAACCAGGGTTCGTCGACGGCGACTTCGGGCCGAAGACGTACGCCGCGGTGGTCGCGTACCAGAGCCGGTACGCGGTCCCGGGCGGCGCCGACGGCGTCGTGGGGCGCAACACCTGGCACAGCCTGATCGCCCACGTCTACTACGAGTGACCGTACCGTCCGGCTCCCGGGCGGGTACGACGGACCTCGCCGCCGCGACGCGCGCCGCCATGGCAGCGTGTCGCGGCGGCAGTATGCTTCCTCTCGAATTTCAGGACCGGAGCACCGGGGCTGATTCGGGGGGCAGTTCCATCAACGGACCGGCGGGGGCGCCGGTCCGCCGCTGTGCCTTCGGTCCGTCCAGGTGGTCCATCAGCGAATGGGCCCGCAGTGAGCGAGAGCGACAGAGATCTCCCCGTATCCCCGTCTTCGCCGGATCCCGCAGCCGCGCTGCACGCGGAACTGCTGTCGCTGAAACAGCGGTCGGGGCTCAGCTACGCCCGGATCGGCACCCTCACCCACTACTCCAAGTCTTCCTGGGAACGCTGGATCAACGGGAAGCAGTTCCCGCCCCGCGGCGCGGTGGAGAGCTTCGCCGGGGCCGTGCGCACGGACGCGGGTCCGCTGCTGGAACTGTGGGAGCGGGCCGAACTGCCGCGCGCCGTCGCCGAACCCGGTCCGGAACCGGAACCGGAACCGGATCTCGCCGAGGGAGGAGGGGAATCGGCGGCATCGGAGCCGGGAACTGAGGCAGAGCCCGGAGCTGAGGCGGCCGGGCCGGAAACGGAGGCGAAGACGGAGGCCGAGCCCGGGACGGCCGGGCCGGAAGCAGAGACGGAGGCCGAGTCCGGGGCGGCCCCGGAAGCAAGCGGTGCACCGGCCTCCCTCCCCGTCGCGGATTCCGTCCGCGGGCCCCGGCGGTGGCGGTCGGCGCGGCTGATCGGTGCCGTGGCCGCGGCGTGCGCGGTGCTGGCGGCCGGGGCCTTCGCGGCCGTCCACTACGCCACGGACCGCTCGGGCGGCGGGGCGGACACCGGCAGCGGGAGCACGGCCGACACCGCCATGTCCGCGTACGCCGACCCGGTCGGCTGCACCCGGGCCGGCTGCACGGCCAAGGACCCGGCGGCCATGGGGTGTTCACGGGACGGGCAGACGCTCGCCCTGATCCGCAACGAGGAGATGGTGATCGAACTCCGCTACAGCAGGGCGTGCGGCGCGGCCTGGGGGCGGATCACCTACGCGAAGCCCAAGGCGGTCGTCGACGTGAACAACTCCGAGGGCACCAGCGAGGCCAGCCCGGTGCACTGGGGCAACGACGTGTACTCCCCGATGACCGAACTGAGCGGCACCCAGACGGCCTGGGCGTGCGGCACCCAGCCGGACGGCAAGAGCCGTACCTGCACCGTGCACAGCCCGGTGCCCGCCGCGCACTGACGCCGCCGGGCGGCGGCCGAGCGGCACGGCCCCCGGATCAGAGGAGCCGCGGATCAGACGGGGCCGTGCCGCTTGCGCCGCCGCAGCCCCGAGGCGTGCAGCAGCCGCACCACCTCGCGGCTGCCGACCTCGACCGCTCCGGCGGCCACCGCGTCCGGGTAGCGGTGGGCGGGCAGGTCGTAGTGGTCGCGCTCGAAGGCGCGCTCGGGCACGCCCAGGGCGGCGGCGAAGCGGTGCAGTTCGGCGTAGGAGTCGTCGCTGACCAGGTGCGACCACAGACGGCCGTGGCCGGCCCAGGACGGCGGGTCGATGTAGACGGTCACGACGACGGCTTCCCGCCGAACGCGCGGGCCAGCGCGCCCACCGGCGCGACCTTCACGCCCGCCTGCGCGCACACCCAGTGCGGGTCGGGGCCGAGTTCGGGCTCGACGTCCAGCGCGTGCGGGTCGCCGTAGCCGCACACCGGGCACAGCGGCCAGCGGCCGTACCGCTCCAGCAGGGCGTCCTGGACGTCCTGCGCGACCAGCCCGGCCACGTACCGGGCGCCGTCCGGCCACTGCTCCACCCACCAGCGGCGCTGGACGACGGACTCCTCCACCAGCGAGACGACGTCCGCGTCGGCGACCTCACCGGCGACCAGATCGGCGAGGACCAGGGCGCGCGCGGCGTGCAGGGCCTGCTCCAGGGGGCTGAGGGATTCCATGGCTCCATTGTGCGCATCCGGGCCGCCGGCGTGCGCGGGTGCGCCGTCGCGCACTCTTGACCGCACACCGGACAGAAAATATCTTTCATATGTGACCCAGGACGTGAAGGAAATTTTCGCAGGCTCGGGCACCCCCGCGGGCCTGGCCCCGCCCGCGCCCGCCGCCCTCGCCGCCAAGGTGCGCACGCTCGCGCCGTCCATGACCCGCTCCATGCAGCGCGTCGCCGAGGCCGTGGCGAACGACCCGGCCGGCTGCGCCGCCCTGACCGTCACCGGCCTCGCCGAGCTGACCGGCACCAGCGAGGCGACCGTCGTACGGACCGCCCGGCTGCTCGGCTACCCCGGCTACCGCGATCTGCGCCTCGCGCTCGCGGGCCTCGCCGCCCAGCAGCAGTCCGGCCGCGCCCCCGCCATCACGACCGACATCGCGGTGGACGACCCCATCGCCGACGTCGTCGCCAAACTGGCCTACGAGGAGCAGCAGACCCTCGCCGACACCGCCGCCGGACTGGACACGGTCCAGCTCGGCGCGGCCGTCGCCGCCCTGGCCGGGGCCCGCCGCACCGATGTGTACGGCATCGGCGCCTCCGGCCTGGTCGCCCAGGACCTCACCCAGAAGCTGCTGCGCATAGGGCTGATAGCGCACGCGCACAGCGACCCGCACCTGGCCGTCACCAACGCGGTGCAGCTGCGTTCGGGCGACGTGGCCATCGCGATCACCCATTCGGGTTCGACGGGTGACGTGATCGAGCCGCTGCGGGTGGCCTTCGAGCGCGGTGCGACCACCGTCGCCATCACCGGCCGCCCCGACGCGCCCGTCAGCCAGTACGCCGACCACGTGCTGACCACCGCCACCTCCCGGGAGAGCGAGCTGCGCCCGGCCGCCATGTCCTCCCGGACCAGTCAACTGCTGGTCGTGGACTGCCTGTTCGTCGGCGTGGCACAGCGGACGTACGAGACGGCGGCGCCCGCGCTCGCGGCGTCCTACGAGGCCCTGGCGCACCGGCACAGCCCACGCGGCGGATCCCAGCGCTCCTGACCGGCCGCTCCGGGCCGCGCACCACTGAGCCGGTCCCCGGCCGCGGCCCCGGATCCCGGCCCGGACCGGCCCCGCGCCCGCACTGCCGGCACCGCACGCGTCGCCCGCACCGCCGGTCCGGCGCACCCTCACCGCACCCGCACCCGCACCGCACGCACGGAGAGAGCCACCCCTCATGACCTCCACCTCCCCCTCCCCCTACGGCCGGCTGCGCGCCGAGCTGGAGTCGCTGACGACCGAGGCGTTCCGTCCCGAGCTGTCCGAGATCGACCGGCTGCCCACGCTGGAGATCGCCCGGCTGATGAACGCCGAGGACACCGCCGTGCCCGCCGCCGTCGCCGAGCGGCTGCCGCAGATCGCCGCCGCGATCGACGCGGTGGCCGAGCGGATGGCGCGCGGCGGCCGGCTGATCTACGCGGGCGCGGGCACGGCCGGGCGGCTCGGGGTGCTGGACGCCTCCGAGTGCCCGCCCACCTTCAACACCGACCCCGCCCAGGTCGTCGGGCTGATCGCGGGCGGCCGTGAGGCGATGGTGACCTCGGTCGAGGGCGCGGAGGACTCCCGGGAACTGGCCGTGGAGGCGCTGGACGCCCTCGGCCTGACCGCCGACGACACGGTGGTCGGCATCTCCGCCTCCGGGCGGACCCCGTACGCGATCGGCGCGGTCGAACACGCCCGCGCGCGGGGCGCGTTGACGATCGGCCTGGCCTGCAACGCGCACAGCGCGCTGGCCGCCGCGGCCGAGCACGGCATCGAGATCGTGGCCGGTCCCGAACTCCTCACCGGCTCGACCCGGCTGAAGGCGGGCACGGCGCAGAAGCTCGTCCTGAACATGCTGTCGACGATCACCATGATCCGGCTGGGCAAGACGTACGGGAACCTGATGGTCGACGTGCGCGCCTCCAACGAGAAGCTGCGCGCCCGTTCGCGCCGCATCGTGGCGCTGGCCACCGGGGCGCCGGACGAGGAGATCGAGCGGGCGCTGACGGCCACCGACGGCGAGGTGAAGGACGCCATCCTGGTGCTGCTCGCCGGGGTCGACGGACCGACGGCGGCCCGTCTGCTCACGGAGTCGGCCGGCCATCTGCGCGCCGCGCTGGCGGCACCGGACGCACGCGGCCCGGAGACCGGCCGCGGCGTCCCCGCGGTCTAGGGTCTGTCCGAAGACTCGATGCCCCGGCCCCGCCCTGGGGCCCGGTGCCGATCTAGGACGCGATCTGACCTACATCGGCCCTACCGTGGTGCACGCACGAGGAACACGGGACAGGACACCACGGACACCACGGAGGGCCGGCCATGACCGAGAACACGCAGAACGAGACCGCGCGCACCGACCGGACGGCCGTCACCGGCGAACGCGCGGACCTGCTGGCGGCGCTGGCCAAGCAGCGCCACTTCCTGACCTTCCCCGCCCGCGGCCTCACCGACGAGGAGGCCGGGCGGCGCACCACGGTCAGCGAACTGTGTCTGGGCGGCCTGATCAAGCACGTCACCGCGGCCGAGCGCGCCTGGACGGCCTTCATCGAGCAGGGCCCCTCCGCGATGCCCGACTTCTCCGCGCTGACGGAGGCGGACTTCGCCCGGCGGGCCGACGAGTTCCGCATGCTGCCCGGGGACACGCTGGACGGGGTGCTGGCCGCGTACGCGGAGGTGGCGCGCAGGACGGACGAGCTGGTCGCGTCCCTGCCCGACCTGGACGCCGACCACCCGCTGCCCAAGGCGCCCTGGTACGAGCCCGGCGCGCGCTGGTCGGCCCGCAGGGTGCTGCTGCACATCATCGCGGAGACCGCGCAGCACGCCGGGCACGCCGACATCGTCCGCGAGGCCCTGGACGGCGCGAAGAGCATGGGCTGAAGAGCAGTGGCCGAGGCCCGGGGGCCGGCGCCCGGGGCCGGTGAGGTGTGCGACGCTGGCCGGTATGAACCACGCACAGCTCACCGCTCTCGGACGGGCCCTGCGGGTGATCGGGGAACACGGTGAGGAGCTGACCTCCGACACCCCGGCCGCGCGGCTGCACGAGGTGAAGGCGGATCTGCGGCGGGCGCTGGACCTGCTGGAGGAGAGCGTCTCGCAGGACCGGCCCTCGACGCGGTGCGCCGAGCATCCGACCGGGCCGGTCGACGAGGACGCCCCCGACCTGTGCCTGCTGTGCGAGACCCGCCGCCGCGCGGCCCGCCGCGACCGGTACGACGGCGGCTCACGCCCCGCCTCCGGGCCGGGCTCCGGCACGGCCTCCTCCCGCTACGGCGTCCGCGAGGACCGCCCGCAGCCCCAGCAGCGCTGGCTGCCGGAGCTGTGGAACGGCCGGGAGTGGCAGCTGTGCGGCACCCCGCGCCGGGACCGGCGCGAGGCGGAGCTGTTCGTCGCGGCCCAGCGGCGCGGCCCGCACGCGGCGGCGGCCTACCGCCTGGTGCACGAGTTCACCGACTACGAGGTGGTGCGCACCTGGGGGACGCCGGTGCGGGTGGACATCGAACCGCTGGGCAACCTGTGAGGCGCCCCGGGGGCGGTCGGCCGGACAGGCCCTAGCTACAGCTAGCCCTTCGGTCCGACCGCCTCGGTACCGGCGGCCCGCGCCGCCGGGTCCGCCGCGGCCGGGGCGCCCGGGGCGGGGGCGGTGCGCCGGCCCGGGATGAAGGCGGCGATGACGAAGCCGAGCAGGGCGGCGCCCGCGCCCAGCGCGAGGACGGTACGGAAGCCGTTCTCCGAGGGCAGCGCGTAGGGGCCGAACCGCGTGGTCAGATGGGCGAGGACCACACCGGCGACGGCGCTGGCGGTGGAGGTGCCGATGGACCGCATCAGCGTGTTGAGGCTGTTGGCGGCGCCCGTCTCGGAGGCGGGCACGGCGCCCATGATGAGGGTGGGCATCGCCCCGTAGGTGAAGCCGATGCCCGCGCTGATGACGCAGGGCGCCAGGACGAAGTGCCAGACCTGGTCCATCAGGACGATGTTCAGCAGATATCCGGCGGCCACGATGAGGGCGCCGGTCATCAGGGTCACCTTGGCGCCGCGGGCCCGCGACAGGGCCGCCGAGAACGGGGCCACCGCCATCATCACCAGCCCGGAGGGCGCCATGACCAGGCCGGTGGCGAGCAGCGACTTGCCGAGGCCGTAGCCGGTCTGCGAGGGCAGCTGGAGCAGCTGCGGGATGACCAGGGACATCGAGAACATCGCGAAGCCGATCGCGATGGAGGCGAGGTTGGTCATCAGCACCTGGCGGCGGGCCGTGGTGCGCAGGTCCACCAGCGGTGCCTGGACGCGCAGTTCGAAGGCGCCCCAGGCGAGCAGGATCACCACGGCGGCGGCGAGCAGGCCCAGGGTGGAGCCGCTGCCCCAGCCCCAGTCGGCGCCCTTGGAGACCGCGAGCAGCAGGCACATCAGGCCCGCCGCCATGCCGAGGGCGCCCACGGCGTCGAACCGGCCGCCGGAGCGCACCTTCGACTCCGGTACGAGCAGCAGCACGAGGACCGCCGCGACGGCGCCCAGGACCGCCGAGGCCCAGAAGAGCATGTGCCAGTCGAAGTTCTCGGCGATGACCGCGGCGGCGGGCAGGCCGAGGGCGCCGCCCACACCGAGCGAGGCGCTCATCATCGCGGTCGCCGAGCCGAGCCGCTCGGCGGGCAGTTCGTCGCGCATGATGCTGATGCCGAGCGGGATCACCCCGGAGGCGAGGCCCTGGAGGGCACGGCCGACGACCATCGGGGCAAGGGAGTCGCTGAGCGCGGCGACGACCGAGCCGGCCACCAGCATGACGAGGCTGAGCAGCAGCATGCGGCGCTTGCCGTACATGTCGCCGAGGCGGCCCATGACGGGGGTCGCGATGGCCGCGGCGAGCAGCGTGGCGGTGACGACCCACGCGGCGTCCGACGCGGAGGCGTGCAGCAGCTTCGGCAGCTCCGAGACGATCGGGATCACCAGGGTCTGCATCAGCGAGACCACGATGCCGCCGAAGGCCAGGACGGCCACGATGGCGTTGGGTCTGGGCAGGGCCTCGGCAGCGGTGGGCCGGGCGGGTGCGTCGGACATGGAAGAGGTCTCCGGGAGAGCAGGGGTACTTGACTCAAGCAACCATAATTCGACTTGATTGACTTAAGCAAGCTAAATCGGTGGCCGCCGACGGCCACCATGGGGTGGTTCGCCGGTCTGCCTATGCTCAGGCGCATGGCACTGGAATGGGAACAGATCATCGTCGACTCCGCCGACCCGGTCGCTCTGGGGCGCTGGTGGGCCGAGGCTCTCGGCTGGGTCGTGGTCGACGAATCCGAGGAGATCATCGAGATCCGGCCCGAGCCGGACCGGATGCCGGGCCTGCTCTTCGTGCCTGTCCCCGAGGGCAAGACGGCGAAGAACAGGCTGCACCCCGACTTCCGCCCCGACGACCAGGAGGCCGAGGTCGCGCGACTGCTCTCCCTCGGCGCCCGGCGCGCCGACACCGCGCAGGACGGGCAGCACTGGGTCACCCTCCTCGACCCGGAGGGCAACGAGTTCTGCGTCCTGAGCGAGCGCAGGAGCTGAGCGGGGACGCCGTCGAAGGACACAGGGACCGGCTGCGACCGCCTACGGCCGGCGGGTCCCGGCCGCAGCCGGCCGCCCCGGAAACGCCCGAGGGCGGCACCCCCTGGAGACAGGGGGTGCCGCCCTCGGCAGGGACGGGCTGATCCGCGGGCGGATCAGAAGTCCATGTCACCGCCCGGCATGCCGCCCGGAGCGGCCGCGGCGGCCTTCTCCGGCTTGTCGGCGATGACGGCCTCGGTGGTGAGGAACAGCGCGGCGATCGACGCGGCGTTCTGGAGCGCGGAGCGCGTCACCTTCGCCGGGTCGATGATGCCCTCGCCGACCAGGTCGACGTACTCGCCGGTCGCGGCGTTCAGGCCGTGGCCCGGGGTCAGGTTGCGCACCTTCTCCACCACGACACCGCCCTCGAGGCCGGCGTTGACGGCGATCTGCTTCAGCGGGGCCTCAAGAGCCAGCTTGACGGCGGCGGCACCGGTGGCCTCGTCGCCCTCCAGCTCCAGCTTCTCGAACACCTGGGAGGCCTGGAGCAGGGCCACGCCACCACCGGCGACGATGCCCTCCTCGACGGCCGCCTTGGCGTTGCGCACGGCGTCCTCGATGCGGTGCTTGCGCTCCTTCAGCTCCACCTCGGTGGCGGCACCGGCCTTGATGACGGCCACGCCGCCCGCGAGCTTGGCCAGGCGCTCCTGGAGCTTCTCGCGGTCGTAGTCGGAGTCGCTGTTCTCGATCTCGGCGCGGATCTGGTTGACCCGGCCGCCGACCTGCTCGGAGGAGCCGGCGCCGTCGACGATGGTGGTCTCGTCCTTGGTGATGACCACCTTGCGGGCCTTGCCCAGCAGGTCGAGGGTGGCGTTCTCCAGCTTGAGGCCGACCTCCTCGGAGATGACCTCGCCGCCGGTGAGGATGGCGATGTCGCCGAGCATGGCCTTGCGGCGGTCGCCGAAGCCCGGGGCCTTGACGGCGACGGACTTGAAGGTGCCGCGGATCTTGTTGACGACCAGGGTCGACAGGGCCTCGCCCTCGACGTCCTCGGCGATGATCAGCAGCGGCTTGCCCGACTGCATGACCTTCTCCAGGAGCGGGAGCAGGTCCTTGACCGAGGAGATCTTGGAGTTGGCGATGAGGATGTACGGGTCCTCCAGCACCGCCTCCATGCGCTCCATGTCGGTCGCGAAGTAGGCGGAGATGTAGCCCTTGTCGAAGCGCATGCCCTCGGTGAGCTCGAGCTCGAGCCCGAAGGTCTGCGACTCCTCGACGGTGATGACGCCTTCCTTGCCGACCTTGTCCATGGCCTCGGCGATCAGCTCACCGATCTGGGTGTCGGCGGCGGAGATGGAG
The sequence above is drawn from the Streptomyces sp. SAT1 genome and encodes:
- a CDS encoding DinB family protein, with product MTENTQNETARTDRTAVTGERADLLAALAKQRHFLTFPARGLTDEEAGRRTTVSELCLGGLIKHVTAAERAWTAFIEQGPSAMPDFSALTEADFARRADEFRMLPGDTLDGVLAAYAEVARRTDELVASLPDLDADHPLPKAPWYEPGARWSARRVLLHIIAETAQHAGHADIVREALDGAKSMG
- a CDS encoding MFS transporter — encoded protein: MSDAPARPTAAEALPRPNAIVAVLAFGGIVVSLMQTLVIPIVSELPKLLHASASDAAWVVTATLLAAAIATPVMGRLGDMYGKRRMLLLSLVMLVAGSVVAALSDSLAPMVVGRALQGLASGVIPLGISIMRDELPAERLGSATAMMSASLGVGGALGLPAAAVIAENFDWHMLFWASAVLGAVAAVLVLLLVPESKVRSGGRFDAVGALGMAAGLMCLLLAVSKGADWGWGSGSTLGLLAAAVVILLAWGAFELRVQAPLVDLRTTARRQVLMTNLASIAIGFAMFSMSLVIPQLLQLPSQTGYGLGKSLLATGLVMAPSGLVMMAVAPFSAALSRARGAKVTLMTGALIVAAGYLLNIVLMDQVWHFVLAPCVISAGIGFTYGAMPTLIMGAVPASETGAANSLNTLMRSIGTSTASAVAGVVLAHLTTRFGPYALPSENGFRTVLALGAGAALLGFVIAAFIPGRRTAPAPGAPAAADPAARAAGTEAVGPKG
- the murQ gene encoding N-acetylmuramic acid 6-phosphate etherase; protein product: MTSTSPSPYGRLRAELESLTTEAFRPELSEIDRLPTLEIARLMNAEDTAVPAAVAERLPQIAAAIDAVAERMARGGRLIYAGAGTAGRLGVLDASECPPTFNTDPAQVVGLIAGGREAMVTSVEGAEDSRELAVEALDALGLTADDTVVGISASGRTPYAIGAVEHARARGALTIGLACNAHSALAAAAEHGIEIVAGPELLTGSTRLKAGTAQKLVLNMLSTITMIRLGKTYGNLMVDVRASNEKLRARSRRIVALATGAPDEEIERALTATDGEVKDAILVLLAGVDGPTAARLLTESAGHLRAALAAPDARGPETGRGVPAV
- a CDS encoding peptidoglycan-binding domain-containing protein, producing the protein MSRFRNRKTATALSLALAAAGSLLLAAPSAQAGEYLDPCLNSVGGRTSPNGVWTIPARDFAQGSSGVCVKELQFDLGSTIGLDPADGPGFVDGLFGPKTDGYVRRFQRAHGLQADGIVGPQTWQLLVLLTTD
- a CDS encoding peptidoglycan-binding protein; the encoded protein is MPTTILRAPGRAGGTRAAALVLALAAVLAGLLLGPTAGQAHAATDVRLLQRDLAGLSYAPLSGVDGVYGSQTTESVRHFQRDNGLDADGDAGPATLSALTAKVKQVQSKAGTSADGDYGTATLSAVKTYQSAHGLDADGIAGPLTMGAMNIDRITSSGTGTNADTKLLQRDLAGLGYLAANGVDGIYGPATKDAVLAFQSDNALSVDGFAGPQTDAALSAKVKQVQSKAGTPADGDYGTATLDAVKTYQSAHGLDADGIAGPLTMASMGIARELGGGSPGGESGGTPTVPPLSGSARDKIVQAARSQLGVHEWGANCNPYGPCEAWCALFASWTWRQAGISFSTAFSGDFYYYGRNHGTLHSGLSDPQPGDAIVFGSGPQNTSTSVHVGIIEKANADGTVDTIEGNSDDQVMRRHFVPATRGAYAIVSPAGA
- a CDS encoding DUF4031 domain-containing protein — encoded protein: MTVYIDPPSWAGHGRLWSHLVSDDSYAELHRFAAALGVPERAFERDHYDLPAHRYPDAVAAGAVEVGSREVVRLLHASGLRRRKRHGPV
- a CDS encoding helix-turn-helix domain-containing protein, with amino-acid sequence MSESDRDLPVSPSSPDPAAALHAELLSLKQRSGLSYARIGTLTHYSKSSWERWINGKQFPPRGAVESFAGAVRTDAGPLLELWERAELPRAVAEPGPEPEPEPDLAEGGGESAASEPGTEAEPGAEAAGPETEAKTEAEPGTAGPEAETEAESGAAPEASGAPASLPVADSVRGPRRWRSARLIGAVAAACAVLAAGAFAAVHYATDRSGGGADTGSGSTADTAMSAYADPVGCTRAGCTAKDPAAMGCSRDGQTLALIRNEEMVIELRYSRACGAAWGRITYAKPKAVVDVNNSEGTSEASPVHWGNDVYSPMTELSGTQTAWACGTQPDGKSRTCTVHSPVPAAH
- a CDS encoding peptidoglycan-binding domain-containing protein, which produces MLAAAAALAGGSAAPASAGWDGELRTCEAQYGSERYLGWDIPTVVLARGSTGVCVRELQEELVEAGAVTGTDQPGFVDGDFGPKTYAAVVAYQSRYAVPGGADGVVGRNTWHSLIAHVYYE
- a CDS encoding MurR/RpiR family transcriptional regulator gives rise to the protein MTQDVKEIFAGSGTPAGLAPPAPAALAAKVRTLAPSMTRSMQRVAEAVANDPAGCAALTVTGLAELTGTSEATVVRTARLLGYPGYRDLRLALAGLAAQQQSGRAPAITTDIAVDDPIADVVAKLAYEEQQTLADTAAGLDTVQLGAAVAALAGARRTDVYGIGASGLVAQDLTQKLLRIGLIAHAHSDPHLAVTNAVQLRSGDVAIAITHSGSTGDVIEPLRVAFERGATTVAITGRPDAPVSQYADHVLTTATSRESELRPAAMSSRTSQLLVVDCLFVGVAQRTYETAAPALAASYEALAHRHSPRGGSQRS
- a CDS encoding peptidoglycan-binding domain-containing protein → MRPKLLAATAGLLLITGLGAGLGGATSASAVTRGNYCGTYTLAEPQVAYGDTGDAVKAVQCALNRSVRGTNLAVDGIFGNQTRDAVVRFQGCAGLSQDGIVGPKTWRQLDIWSDWDTQAIWIC
- a CDS encoding VOC family protein, with product MALEWEQIIVDSADPVALGRWWAEALGWVVVDESEEIIEIRPEPDRMPGLLFVPVPEGKTAKNRLHPDFRPDDQEAEVARLLSLGARRADTAQDGQHWVTLLDPEGNEFCVLSERRS